In the Oryza glaberrima chromosome 6, OglaRS2, whole genome shotgun sequence genome, one interval contains:
- the LOC127777560 gene encoding abscisic acid receptor PYL3-like yields MNGAVGAGGAAAGKLPMVSHRRVQRRLADERCELREEEMEYIRQFHRHEPGSNQCTSFVAKHIKAPLQTVWSLVRRFDQPQLFKPFVRKCVMRENIIATGCVREVNVQSGLPATRSTERLELLDDNEHILKVKFIGGDHMLKNYSSILTIHSEVIDGQLGTLVVESFVVDIPEGNTKDDICYFIENVLRCNLMTLADVSEERLANP; encoded by the exons ATGAACGGCGCTGTTGGTgcgggaggagcagcggcagGGAAGTTGCCAATGGTGAGCCACCGACGGGTGCAGCGGAGACTAGCGGACGAGCGGTGTGAGCTCCGGGAGGAAGAGATGGAGTATATCCGGCAGTTCCACCGCCACGAGCCCGGCAGCAACCAGTGCACCTCGTTCGTCGCCAAGCATATCAAGGCGCCCCTCCAAACC GTTTGGTCACTAGTGAGGAGGTTTGATCAGCCACAACTTTTCAAACCTTTTGTGAGGAAGTGCGTAATGCGAGAAAACATTATTGCGACCGGATGTGTTAGGGAGGTCAATGTTCAAAGCGGGCTTCCAGCCACAAGGAGCACTGAGAGGTTAGAGTTGCTTGATGATAACGAACATATCCTCAAAGTCAAGTTTATTGGGGGCGATCATATGTTGAAG AATTACTCATCCATCCTAACCATCCACTCTGAGGTCATCGATGGCCAACTTGGAACATTGGTGGTCGAATCATTTGTAGTGGATATTCCAGAAGGGAACACCAAAGACGACATATGCTATTTCATCGAGAACGTTCTCAGGTGCAACCTTATGACCCTTGCTGATGTGTCAGAGGAGCGCCTTGCCAATCCTTGA